Proteins encoded within one genomic window of Spirulina major PCC 6313:
- a CDS encoding HEPN domain-containing protein, producing the protein MKSKSQSLIFKAQESYRAAQVLAEQGFYGFAASRAYYGMFYIAEAFLWEQDLAFSSHGAVIAAFGRDLAKKGIVPLEFHRFLINAQSKRAIADYGVDDEVKIRATDAEILLNHCEQFILFATQNL; encoded by the coding sequence ATGAAATCCAAGTCTCAAAGTTTGATCTTTAAGGCACAGGAGAGTTATCGGGCGGCTCAGGTTTTAGCGGAACAAGGATTTTATGGTTTTGCTGCATCACGGGCTTATTATGGGATGTTTTACATTGCAGAAGCTTTTTTGTGGGAGCAGGATTTGGCTTTTTCAAGTCATGGGGCGGTGATTGCGGCGTTTGGTAGGGATTTAGCGAAAAAGGGGATTGTTCCGTTGGAATTTCATCGTTTCTTGATTAATGCACAAAGTAAACGGGCGATCGCAGATTATGGGGTTGATGATGAAGTCAAAATCAGGGCAACAGATGCTGAGATTTTATTGAATCATTGTGAACAATTTATTCTTTTTGCAACCCAAAATTTATAA
- the mazG gene encoding nucleoside triphosphate pyrophosphohydrolase yields MSNSALPALQRLIEVVARLRDPDGGCPWDLAQTPQSLIPYVIEEAYETVAALQTGTTADVCEELGDLLLQVMLQAQIASEQAQFTLADVADGISEKLIRRHPHVFGEDTADTVEAVRHNWEQIKAQEKGNAPARMSDGFQRYAHGLPPLMASLKISKKAAAFGFEWDRIEDVWEKVEEEWQELQEAIASGDKAHQEAELGDLFFALIQIARWQGLDPSQALQGTNHRFIQRLQTMEDNADRPLTDYDLAALDALWNQAKRQLGQGSPKPED; encoded by the coding sequence ATGTCAAACTCTGCTCTGCCTGCTCTCCAACGCCTGATCGAGGTTGTCGCCCGGTTACGTGACCCCGACGGCGGCTGTCCCTGGGACTTAGCCCAAACCCCCCAAAGCCTAATCCCCTATGTGATCGAAGAAGCCTATGAAACCGTGGCGGCGTTGCAAACCGGGACGACGGCGGATGTGTGCGAAGAATTGGGGGATCTGCTCTTGCAGGTGATGTTGCAGGCTCAAATTGCTTCGGAACAGGCACAGTTTACCCTCGCGGATGTTGCCGATGGGATTAGCGAGAAATTGATCCGCCGCCATCCCCATGTGTTTGGTGAAGACACGGCCGATACGGTGGAAGCGGTGCGCCACAATTGGGAGCAAATTAAAGCCCAGGAAAAGGGGAATGCGCCCGCCCGGATGAGCGATGGGTTTCAACGCTACGCCCACGGGTTGCCGCCGTTGATGGCGAGTTTGAAGATCTCGAAAAAGGCGGCGGCGTTTGGGTTTGAGTGGGACAGGATTGAGGATGTGTGGGAAAAGGTGGAGGAGGAGTGGCAGGAGTTGCAGGAGGCGATCGCCTCTGGAGACAAAGCCCACCAAGAAGCCGAACTGGGGGATCTCTTCTTTGCCCTGATTCAAATCGCCCGCTGGCAAGGGCTTGACCCATCCCAGGCTCTCCAAGGCACGAATCACCGTTTTATCCAACGGTTGCAAACCATGGAAGACAACGCCGATCGCCCCCTCACCGACTACGATCTCGCCGCCCTTGATGCCCTCTGGAACCAAGCGAAACGGCAGCTTGGCCAAGGCTCCCCTAAGCCGGAGGATTAG
- a CDS encoding nucleotidyltransferase domain-containing protein encodes MQHKNLSLVLKQVTGALIDHYQDRMESIILYGSQARGDARDYSDIDLLIILKTLDHPYDEIDQTTDLMSQVCLDYDVVISWYFISLERFNAQDSPFMFNVKKEGIVYKPLTLSRTGKI; translated from the coding sequence ATGCAGCATAAAAATTTATCATTGGTTCTGAAACAAGTGACAGGGGCATTGATTGATCATTATCAAGATCGGATGGAATCGATTATTTTATACGGTTCACAGGCGCGGGGGGATGCTAGGGATTATTCAGATATTGATTTGTTGATTATTTTAAAAACATTGGATCATCCCTACGATGAAATTGATCAGACTACGGATTTAATGAGTCAAGTTTGTTTAGATTATGATGTTGTTATTTCTTGGTATTTCATTTCTTTGGAGCGATTCAATGCCCAAGATTCTCCTTTTATGTTCAATGTTAAAAAAGAGGGAATTGTTTATAAGCCATTAACACTAAGTAGAACAGGCAAGATTTAA